In the Deinococcus betulae genome, TGTGTGGCTTACCAGCCCTCAATCTGGCGCCCAGCCTCGAACGCCGCCACGCCCACCGCCACCGAGAGATTCAGGCTGCGCCCACCGCCCGGTTGCGGCAGTTTCAGGGCAGGCAGGGCGCCGCGCAGCCAGGTGGGCAGGCCGCGCGACTCGGGGCCAAATAGCAGGTAGTCGCCGCGCACAAACCCGGCGCGGGTGTGCAGGGTCTGGGCGTGGGTGCTGAAGGCCCAGACCCGTGCGTCCGGCGCCAGTGTCCCCTGAAAAGCCGTCCAGCTCGCGTGTTCATGAAGCTCGACGCCCTGCATGTAGTCCATCACCGCGCGCCGGAACTCCCGGTCATGCAGGTGAAAGCCGAATGGCCGGATCAGGTGCAGCTCGGCGCCCAGCACAGCGCAGGTGCGCGCCACGTTGCCCACGTTGCCCGCCTTTTCAGGTTCAAACAGCACGGCGCGCAGCAGGGGAGGCGGCACCTCACTCATCCGGCCACCTGCGTCAGCAGCACGGTCGCCCGCGCCTGAACATGCGCTGGGGCCAGGCCCTCGGAGGTCTTGAAGCTCACGCCGACCTCGGTTTCGGGCAAGGCCAGCAACTCGGCCAGGGTGCGGGCCAGCTCGGCGCGCAGCGGTCCC is a window encoding:
- a CDS encoding tRNA (cytidine(34)-2'-O)-methyltransferase, encoding MSEVPPPLLRAVLFEPEKAGNVGNVARTCAVLGAELHLIRPFGFHLHDREFRRAVMDYMQGVELHEHASWTAFQGTLAPDARVWAFSTHAQTLHTRAGFVRGDYLLFGPESRGLPTWLRGALPALKLPQPGGGRSLNLSVAVGVAAFEAGRQIEGW